GCGAGACCAGCTACTcctttgcttttctcttttttcttattttctctctttacttTACAAGTATATTGAAGATACATGAGGAAGGCAAAAATCAATGCAAAAGATCGTTGGTAGACTTTCTATACAAAACTCAAAATGATTGTGGAAAGAATATCACCAACATATATTGGAGCAATTCTTCCAATGTTCAAACAATTTTAATAAGGCAAGAATGAGAACGAATTGTTGAGCATGCTGCGCTAGATGTAGCGACtactttcaacactccccttcaagtgggGCGTAGAGATTCAACAGCCCCACTTGATTTTAATATGCTTTGTAGAAAGTCCTTTAGCAAACCCATTGACCAGCTGCTTTGTGCTCCTACTTATGGTGTTTCAATGACTCCTTTTTGGACTTTTTCACATACATAATGACAATCACTTTCTATGTGTTTGGTAcattcttgaaaaattgaatttgcttCTATATAAATTGTAGCTTGGTTCTCACATTGTATGAGAATGGGAGAGTTGATAACAAATCCATGCTCTTGGATGAGTGATTTTACCCAAATAAGCTCTCTTGAGGTAGTCGACATTGCTATGTATTTTGCCTCGGCAATGGATGAGTTGATAACAATatgttgttttttgcttttctaagAAACAAGGTTTTCACCAACATAAATGCAATAACCTGCCATATATCTTCTATCTGAAGCGCCgacccagtctgcatctgagtaACCTCGTATATTAACACTTACATTCACTTTCCACCACAAACCTTGCCATGGagtattttttaagtttttgagaATTCTTTCAACTGCTTTGATATGATCTGCTTTAGGAGAATGCATTTGTTGACTTACCAAGCTGACAACATAATTGATGTTGTGACAGCAAGATAGATTACTTTCCACAAGTCTGTGATAGCTTGCCACATTTTCAATGGGGTCATCCTTGGTGTTGTCAAGTTTATGGTACACTTCTATGGGCGTGTCTGCCGGCCTAATACTtgtttatcttgtttttttaagtAAATCAATTATGTACATGTGTTGTCTCAGAAAAATGCCTTTCCTAGACCTAGCGATTTCTATCTCCAAAAAGTACTTTAGTATGCTAAGGTCCTTGATCTCAAAAGTATTGTGAAGATAGCACTTGGTATGAGCTATCCCCTGTTCATCATTGCATGTAATTATTATGTCATCCATATAAACCAATACAACAATAATTTTATCATTCGATCTTTTGATGAAAGCTGAATTATCTGAATAGCATATGGTGAATTTTGTGCTCTCCAATGCATTGCTTAATTTTTGGTACCATGCTTTGGAAGATTGCTTCAATCCGTAAATCAACTTCATGAGTACGCAAGCTAGATTTAGATTACATTTCATAAAGTGGTTTGGTGGAAGgttcatatagacttcttcttAGAGGTCATCCTGTAAAAGAGCATTCTTCTCATCTAATTGAAACAATGGCTACTCAAAATTGCAAGCAATGGATAGGAAAATTCTGATGGTAGTCATTTTCTCTTTAGGGGCAAAAGTTTCTTTGTAGTCGAACCCTTGggtttgagtataccctttagCGACAAGACGTGTCTTATGGCGTTCAATGAAGCCACCACTCTTGTACTTGGTTTTCAAGATCCACTTGCATCCAACTGCACGTTTTCCCATTGAGAGAGTAACTAGTTCCCGTGTACGATTTTTGTGTAGAGCATCTAGCTCTTCATGCATGGCTTCAACCCAAATCATTTGGTCTTTGGCTTCCTAGTAAGTGGTGGGATCTCTTTGCTTTTCAATATGGCGGAAGAAGGTCGCATGGTGTTTGGTGTGACGATgataacttaaaattttttataaaggatGAGTAACTACAATGTAAGTGACAAAGTCTACCAAATGTCTAGGTAGCTGAATGTTTCGAGAAGATCTTCTTAGAATGGGTTCAGACGGGTGAGATTCTTTGGTCTCCAATTAAGGTTGAATTGGATCTATAGTTCTAATTCCAATGCCTTGATCGACTTGAGGTTCAAATGAGACTTCAATATTGTTTGGATCAGATTAAAGGCTTTCAATGGTCTCTCTTTCTTCAGGGTCACTATGGTGATGAGTTATGGTGATATCAAAACCATTGTGCTACAGAATGTTAGGGGTGACCATGTTTTTGTGCTTGAAACTATCCTCCCCTTGCCTTGCATAGTTAGAGAAATATGGACTTTTTCCATAAAATACTAAATTGCAAGAGATATGAATATGCTTGGCGGCAACGTCATagcatttgtatcccttttttgtaGATTTGTAGtccaagaaaatgcattttttttttgctttgtaaCTGAGTTTGTCTGCTGTTTTATTCTTAACATAGACAATACATCCAAAAATTCTTTTGTGGacaactttaatttttttttttcttgaggaCTTCCAATAGAGTTTTTCAGCAAGAATTCTTGTGGGTGTGCGGTTGATAGTATAACAAGCTGTCTGTATCACTCCAAAAGGAGCATTCAtttcaaacaataaaaacataGTAATTTCTAGAAggtgacaattttttttttgttccgccaccccattttgttggggtaTATAAACACAAGTGAATTGATGGTCCATCccactttcttttttaaattgttcgaaaaaatggtttttatatTCAGTACCATTGTTAGATCGAAGACATTTTATacattttcaaattaagtttcaaccattttgtaaaattctagaaattttgcaaaaacttTATCCTtggtttttaataaataaattcaagtaattttggaaaaaacatcaataaatgtaagataataacaaaaattagaGTATGAGTTCACCGAAATCGGTCCCCACATATCAGTATGCACTAGATCAAATGGAGacataacattttttaaagattCATGGAACAGAAGTCTAAAACATTTTAACATACTTGCAAGTTTTACAAATATGTAagtcataattcaaatttggtaataaaatattcaagacATAATGGGTGGCCAAGTCTCCGATGCTAAAGTTCCCTATCTCGATTGATTTGGGCAGTCAAGGcacattcattaattttcagcaTATATAGCCCTTTTTCCAAAGTTCCTTCACCATTCTTCCTCTTCGATATAGGGTCCTACAATACAACACTAGTGAGGGAGAAAATAGATTgacaatttaaattttcaacGATTTTTTAAACAGACAACAAGTTAGTTGAGGGATGAGGCATATAAAGCAATTTAGATTTAAAACCATTTCTAAGAAAATCTAACTCTCTTTCTCCTTAAACATGCATAGAGGAGCCATTCACAATAACGACAGAATTTTTCTTGGCATAGAAGAATAATTGCTAAGGTTATGGTAGTTCATAAACATATGATCACTAGCTCCAGAATCGACTATCCAATAGTTAAACAATAAGGAAATAAGAGCATTACTAGTAACACATGCTGCAGTACCATTTTGCTACTCTTTAACGTGATGGTCATTAACATTTTTAAgcaattcatttatttttttctagtACCTAAGGAAGATCCGAAGTATCCAAAGCTTTGGCTAAAACTTTGACTACGACAgtggtgctttctttttctctttttttgtctGGCCTCATGGTGGTCGGTTTTTCATGGAGGAACCAACTGTTAACACCTCAAATTTTtgcacatcaaaattgaagcaatgtcaaaattttagaaaaaaaaaatgtgaaaaattgcaatttcaaagccaattttgaatctaaagagcaatttagattcaaattataaatttgagtcgtgacacaaatcccaaagcatgattacgagtccaaactagattcaaattaggatttgaaatccaaatccaattaaaaatgtcatttgaaatccaaatccaattacaaatgtcatttggaatccaaatacaaatatattttggaatccaaatcagattgcaaaattcaaattttgatttaaatctgaGAATTTGATCTAATCCGATCTAGAAGACCATGTGGGACcaacgtgtgggccccacctagctcgtgtggTCAAAAGCCCACCCAAGAGGTCACGCCACCCCTTTTCCAAAATTATCttccttcaattaaaaaatcgTTTTCCAAATGAAATTAATATGGGTTAATAGGAAAAAAGAtacattaatctctctctctctgtcccttagtTAAACAATatcaaattccaaagaagcaataagtgttagaattaaactcacctaacctattTAATCAAAGTAAGTTTGACCTAGGTGCGCCCAAATGTGATGCCAATTTCAGCTAGGCTCGACCTCTATGAACTCAGCTCAGTCAAAAGGGTAGGTCTGTTCCACAACCAAATTAGTAGACAAAAATAGACCTTGACCAGATTGGATCCACTTTGACTAAGagtttcttagctcaaattcattgaattacctcaaacaaagtcaaactattcGCAAATGAGCATCGACTTTGGTCAATTAGtcaaatttgatcaatatgAACAATTTTACCCatctatgatcaaattgagattacaaaaCATAATTTAGGATTTTATGAAATGgaaaatatacatttggatttatcaaattcataaatcaataccaaattaaaattcaatatttcaaaccaaagtttgattcatttgaaatccatcttTAATTATAGATGAAAAGACTCTTTTCGaatcaaatttgatagaattttcaaattttatttaaattttaattaaattgtcataattcaatagCATTTAGAGCTTAacaactaggttttaacctaacaagctcaatttcaaacaaaaaaaaagaagaaaataaggcaaaaccctgtgcaagggcatttttgttcaaaattttggtcaaaggtGGGCAGCTATGTCTAAACCAAGGTAGACCACGCCAAGCTCAGCCCGCCTAGGTCGTGTAAATGAGCTAGGTGTTGACAAATAAGATCTTTAAatcctatttaactcattttacgtGTCCCCAAAGTCTTAAGTGAGTTTTCAAAGTGAGTTAAGGTGGTGGTTGAACCCatctcctcctctatataaacccccCTTGGCAACCAAAGAGGGGGAGGGGAGACCAATTTTGAaggtcttcatcaaattgctgcagctaAGGCggtaggagggagaagccaaggattACTTAGCATTTTCGTAGAGAGAAGCTCTttcttccccactgcaaattccagcaagccattcttcttcttcttgctttgctaaGGTCGAATCCAAGCTCGGATTCTTGCTTAAGATtgtttgatttagaaaacaagtaaagaatAAGATCAAACATCAAGACTGATCGCAAGGTATGTGATTTTAACACATTTCTCATctactttagcttcttgttggttcattttaatttcagcaattcatgggaggaaattattttcattcattttatagCTGGGAATGATATCCAGCTAGAGAAAAACTAcaattaaatgtacatgttaatgcataatgcatgcatgagttggtttttctaaaagataaacccatgaatcaaattttgaaaagggccctaaggccacgtccctttcaaaacaaccagcttaaaaacattttgaacTTTCCACCATGAGAGAGTCCCAtagtgagagagtgattttgctgcaacatatatGACGAAAgagcctattaaggatggatgcattctcatgaatgtgatccacctttgcatggcgaAACTAAGGACAGACTAGCTTGAGCATGTGCTCAcctctttctatttaaagtcattttctttcatgttttttcatttgatcaagggtggtaggagagatttgaaacaagtttccAATCTTCTtatgtaaaagaacccagccatgaatcatcatgattcatgagttatgcgGTCCCTTaattaaatttcattttaaaaagtagaatacatgtatatatatgttgttatatatatatacgtgcaatctcttgttaaaaattattttccttttttaaaatcaggttgcaaactggttttcaaaaaaagaagatcattttgttgattttcatagtacaAAGCTATGAAATCAGTTCAtttcattaaattttcttttattttcagcaATTCAACGTAAAGTGTATGCAAGTTGCTGAAAACATACCATGCTTTATAGGAATTAACGTAATAATGTCAAagttcatatatttgaaatgtcAATTTTCAGCTATAAAGTGGCTATGCTTtgaggaacaataaaaaaatatctaaaccCATCCAATCGGCATCCTAAAACACTTTTTATGGGCTGCTGATCTCATTCATAAATTTTCTAATATGCATTGGATTAATCCTCTCCTaaaatgctgaaaattttcacttttgaacTTCCTAAAAGGAGGATCAACTATtctaaaatcatgaaaaaaaaagtggacgATTCCATCGGtttgaaacctaaaatttgaatagatttgaggAAAATAAGTTTGATGTGCATATTTGGCACAAAagtaaacatatttttgaaagaTGCATTCCTATTGTTGATTTAAACAATCAACTCATGGAAAATCTAGTCAATTTCCAACAACTTGTCGTCTTTATTCAAGAAACAAACTCTCCACTTTCTGCAACATGGATTTGTTTCAACGGGTTTTGAACGATCTTGAGTGACAAAGTTCAACTTGTTTCTGGCACTCAAATAGAGCATTGTAGATTTGGACCATGCCAAATAGTTGCTACCATTTAGAAGTATAGAAGTAATTTTGTTTGTAGGGCTTGGTTGCTCTTGCACGATGATTTTTTTCACCAGTCTACAGTCTACGGGTGGTTTCAAAGTTCACTCTTCTGTCATGATGAAATGAGCAAGTTCCGGCAGACAGGAGATAAGTGAAATGTGCTAGGAATGAACATCAATGCTTTGATGCCAtgttgaaaatgagagaaagaaagagaaccaagaaaagaacacaGATTTTTAAGTGGTTCGGTTCATAGACCGACATCCACAATGAATGCTAGAGCTGCTACCcatttggttttttcttttttttttctttttaattttctctctTTGCTTTACAACTGCATTAAAGATACATGAGGAAGACTAAAATCAATGCAAAAGATTGTTGGATGACTTTGCCTACAAAACTCAAAATGATTGTGAAGAATATCACCAACATATTCTGCAGCAATTCTTCCAACGTTCAAACGATTTCAAGAAGGCAAGAATGAGAATGAAACATTGAGCATGCTGCGCTAGATGTAACGACTACTTTCAACCGAAACTTAACGACTGAACCAGGTTGCTGGTAGTAATTATGGTTCTTATAGAAGCGTCAACTCCATGATAGAGAAACGTAACAGAGACATCTTTGCTTGggacaaaggcaacaaagtaaATTAAAATCTTATGTATGTTTGGAAGATACAAGAACTAACAATCCAGCCCTAACAATTCTTGCACAAACTGAAGGAACGTGTAATACAACAGACAAATGCCAGCCAAAATAGATTATCACCCGTTTGACATTTTGTTCTATATTATTGCCCATCATCCGTGTTTTATTAATTAGTAACATGAAGTTACATGAATGGACCGTAATAAAAATCTTATGAACTTTACAAAGGATGAAACAGACAAGTGATTACTGTTTGAATATGAAAGTGGTTGAAATATCAAAACCTTGTGGTCAAAAAGCAATAGCAGACAGCTACTTCAAAGGGGTTCATGAGAGAGCTACAAGCTCTTTAAACTAATGGTAGGTGAGGTTGTCTCCTTTTCTCCATCTGTTAATCTGGCTCCAACCACGTTCTGCCATTCCAGTACCTCCATTGACCAACAAAGCTGCTCCGAAGATAGACTGAACTCATGCCTATACTGTAGTTCTGAGTACCGTGCACTGCACCAATCTCCTGTCTCTTTCCTTCATCATTTCTCTGAAAGGGACTCTGGCTTGTGATCTTGCCAATGACTCAGACGATTTTGTGCTTTCTCGACCTAAAACAAGGGAATTCgcgagagagaaaatgaaaagaaagtgaggaacggaaaaaaaaaattcccttcAATATAATTCATGACATGAGAAACGAAGCATGCAGAATCCATAACAAGCCCCATCTACATGTTTAGCAAGcaaacaacataaaatataGCATATGTTCAAAAGGGTAGTCACCACAAATCTATCTTAAGTATTACAAatcacaaaccaaaaaaaacatCGTTTTattagatctagatccaacaCTGAATTAACGAATTTATTTAGAACTAAACCCATTGCTAGTTGGATCTCAATCTTGATCCATTATTAAAACAATATTTGGATCACATGTTCCCAAATTGATAAGTCAGTTTGGGTTCCCACGTAAACAGAGATGCATTGACTAATTTTTAGAAGGAAGTGTAGTAGAGTTTGAAGTGTACCTCCTTGTTCCAGTCTGTTCGATAAGTCACCCACATTAGAATGAGGGTCTGCATTACAGTGCCTCCCAGCATACCAGACCATATTCCCTGCATCACATGCCCATGTCATGATTCACAGGCTAGAGCACCATCAATACGactaggggtgggcatcaggCCAGTACCCAACAGGGAGGGCCAAGCCTCAAGCTTGCATTAAAAGCAGTCCGGCTGGGCATCAGGTATGGGGTAGGACTGGGCATCAGGTATGAAGGCCCTGGTATGAGTTGCCCCTACTTATTAACTTGCATTTGCAGTACCCGTGAATTGAATATTGAACATGGAAAAGAAGCAAGAACGTGACAATGAACTTGAAAGAAACATTGAACATTCaaccacataaaatttttaagtaAAAGTGATATCAAAATAATGACCGGTGTCCGACTCCTCTCACCTTAGCGCCTAGATCGAATTTGAAGCCGAGCAATGCACCCAATGGGATGCCTACGACGTAGTAGCACCCAACGTTCACGTAAGCCACAAATGCTTGCCACCCGCAGCCTACGGCAACCCCTATTATATACGCTCATGTTGGAAATTAAGAAGAAATCGAAGAAAGATATCTAAGAAAGTACTGGAAATAATGGGATCGAAGAAAGATATCTAAGAAAAGTACTGGAAATAATGGAATCGTATTGTGACAAGCAAAGTTTGTAAATTGTATTGTGTCTTAGAACTATTGCGTGAGTGGGAGGAGAGCCTCAACCTCAGTAAGATCCTCATTGCAGAACAAAGGGAGGGGGACACATTGATTGAAACCAGCAACCGGCCACCTACTAGTAAGTTTGGGCATCTGGCTGGCCCTGCCCGAGAATGAGTCAGGCCTGGGCTGGCCCGACATCCAAAACCTGGGCCCGGGCCCAGCCCAACTCGAAAAACCCGAGCCCATGCCCAGCCCCGTGCACGACccaattgaatttaaaaatatatttttaaataaaaaaattatataaatataattaattacaatgaaatattataaatttatataaaaattaataaaaaatgtaaaaaactcATTATCGGACCGACCGGGGCTTATCGGGCAACCGGGGCTTATCGGGCCTGTCCGGGTTCCTTTTTTCCGGGCCTGGGCTGAGTCGGGTTGGGTACCGAGTATCCGGCGGCGACCCGACACGATGCCCAGATTTACCTACTAGCTACTGATTTCATTGGTGCACCAATACCCGTGGCCCAAACTTAAACTATATAACTTTTGCTAGAACATCACAATTTTGTCTAAGCATGTCAACCGTTTGATTCatactcaaatttggatcatcTTTTAGCAATGAATTTAGATCCAGCTAGCAATGAATTTAGATCCAGCTAACAGTATAATAACCCACATCTCTACCCATCCCGAGAGCATCTTTATACTGGTATTCCATTTCGGGTGGTTATGGAACTTTAGTATCAGAATTAAAGTTCTACCTATTTAGGTGGAACTTTAACGCCCCTTATAATTTTTCAAGTCATCAAACATTATATGATATAGATGTGTAATGACTGAAATACCCTtatcaaagtaaaaaaataaagtttttaaaaagataaaaagggaattgtagaaaaaaaagcaatattTAGTACCATGTATTCAAACGTTACCTTAATATCGGAACATGGTTTGATATCATGGTTGGTTGTGAAATTGCATTAAAGCAATGTGAACATTTTAACATGCAATATGAACATTTTAACATGTTAACGAAGTTCAATTAAATGAATTCGAAACTTGTTTTATGATTAGATATTATCAAAATATCAATTTATCTCCTTCAGTCCATTGGTCATATTAGCCAAAGAAAGCCATCGACAGAATACAAACAAGGAGTTAACATTGAAGTATGTAGTTACCTGAGAGGACGGGTTGGATGCCATTGAGAAGGAGGGTGAGGGCGAGCAATGGGCAAAGATCAGacaccgccgccgccaccgtCTCTCCCTCTGTGAATGCATAGCTGATGACATGGCGGAGGGCCAGGACGATGGCGGCGGAAATGGCAGAGACGACAAGAGAGACGAGTACTACTATGACGACGGAGAACGATGCGGCCTTGGGGTTGCCGGCGCCCAACTCGTTCCCCACTCTAACGCTGATAAACAAAATTACAGGCAACCGATTAGCCAAGAAAACTAAACAGCATCGACATTACAATCTCTTGTGCTTGTTTTGAAGCTTATTTTCTTGCACTGATTTGATCTGGAAGTGAGTTCTAGTTGTTCAAAATCATCATGTTATTCGTTCGTATTGCCCATTTTTGTGAGAAGCTGTCGAATTAAAACTTACTTTAGCTTGTTGCAGGAAAGCTTCTGTTTTATCAGAACTGAAAGAGCAAATGGAGAAGGACGAAATTGACAGATTGAAATGCGAATCGGCAAGAGAATCAAAATTACCTTGCAGCAGCGTTGAACCCGACGGAGATCATGAAGACCCATCCAGATATTGTCATACTGCAGCCATTGGGGCAGCCAAAATGAGAAGCAAGTCTAGATAGAAAGAGATAGACCCTGTCTGTGTTCAGTCTCAGCGCATGAAACTGGTGACTTTCACTTGGTTTGGTCGAACACTGAGTCATGGGGTCGACTCTGCTATAGATTAAACAATCTTACTTAAGTTTAATCATGTAACTTTAATTTTACGCATTTATATAAGCTCGAGTTTTCTGATAAGCTCTACCTTCCATAAACAAATCGAGTTTAACGGAGCCGAATTTGAGTTGACTTGTTCGTCTTTGTATAGCTCTAGTGTTAGATGTGTGTGCTAAGTGTTAGCTCTGTATCGTATCGGCAAAGAGCTGATTGTGGCATCGAGGCCAGATAAGTGTTGGCGCCGAGAGCTTAAGTTGCCTGATGGAGAGGGAGTACGTACCAGATGGAgagcgagtcgagctcgatctcGGCGTTCTTCAGGAGTCCCGCAAGGAGGACGAGGATCTGGAAGTACCAAGTCTCAAGGCAGAGCATGACGGCGGAGGCGGTGGAGAGCTTGAGGAAGCCGCAGAGGCCAGAGAAGGCTTTGATGGAGAAGCCGGTCCACGTCCGCTTGCAGTTGGGGCTGGTGACGATGTAGACGAACTGGGCGATTACGATGATCCACCAGGAGAGGCTGAGCACCAGCGATGCGCCAAGCAGCCCTAGCCCCATCTTGTAGACGGCCAGCCAGCTGAGGAGGAGGTGGACGAGGAGGGTGGAGGCGGAGATGATGGCGCTGGGGGCGACCAGGCTCTGCGCCTGCATGAACTTCTGGATGGGGAAGTTGATGGCGTAGGCGAATATCTGCGGGATGAGGCCCATCACGAAGACGGATGCCGCGGCGGCGATGGCAGTGGACTCCCCCAAGAAGAGCAGTATCTGCTTGGAGAAGACGTAGATGACGGTGAGGGGGATGCCCGTCAGCGTCAGCAGTATGGCCGATCTCTGCACGTATATCCCGAGCATCTCGTATTTCTTCGCTCCGAATGCCTGGCCGCACAGTGTCTCCACCGCGCTTCCCATCCCCAACTGCATTCATCCATGACCACCATCAGATTCCGGCCCACCGGCGAACCAGGCCGGCGGTCCGCAATTTCTTCCTTCGATTCATTGATCGAGTGACCGTGTTCATATTATTCGTGCCCACCATTAGATGGCAAGGCTGCGGGAGCCGGGGAGAACTTGAACCCTGCAGGCCAAGTTGCAGCGGGCTTTCTGTTGCAAATGAGAGAGATTTCTCGGGAGAAAGCGGCAGCATTTTCACTAGGCTTATTTGTGacgttaaaaagaaaaaaaaaggaagaaggagaagaaaagctTCTTAGATACATTCATTATTCCCATAGTTAAAAAGAAcgtatttttctagaaaataagTTAAAAGTGTGAAAAATAAATGGCCAAAAAAggtaaaacattatttttttgtccaaaagaagaaacaggaaagtttattcctttttcattgttttggtACTTTTCTTACATTTTTAATACTAAactttttgcttctattttaATTTactatttatctatttatttgtatattgtcttattagtttttatttaatttttaaaattttataaatttccaatatttttctgttttttcaagTTTACCTGTTACACCCGTGAAAATTTTGCTATTTAAAACCTCAAAACAATATTTACGACTACATGAAAGTTGCTAAAATAATTAGGCGCATCTCAGAATTGGTGAAACATGGAAGAAAAGGACAAATGAGAGACATATTCGTgcgataaaaaagaaaaaagtcaaaacTGCATTTGAATATAGTTTTCCGATCACGTCTACCCATCTATGAAGTTGGAACCctaaaatatttggatttaattatCCTAAAATGTAAAGATGCAAAGGATCGGAAAGAAGAATTTCAGGTTAGATATATAGTGCAGTTTAAACTCCAATAATGCACAGTTATAGCATATTCATGAATTTGTTCCTTATGGTTTGGATAGAAAAATCATCCGACACTACCGGCAGTGTGTTTAACTAGGCATCCATTATCAGTCTAAATTCAAATAGGCTAGAGGATTTAATATCCTCCTTTATAGCTATCTATACATTTGcaaacaaacaaagaagaaagagggaatCTTTTGTTGACCATCTTCGATAAAAACAAAAGAGGGCAAGAAATGTGTGGCTTTGTGAAGATTCTACTGCGAGAGGTCTCGGTTATGTACACTGAAATCCATGACATTGACACTCTTTGTATATTTTTGGGGTATGGTGGCCCATTCTCAAGACATAAGCGTCATACTTATATGCATAACCAGCTTTCATGTGCAAAAGTTTTCAAttataaaacaatttaaaatagcGTCCGGCTGAAGTGGAGGTCtcggagatttttttttttttttggtcttctCCGATATC
This window of the Nymphaea colorata isolate Beijing-Zhang1983 chromosome 2, ASM883128v2, whole genome shotgun sequence genome carries:
- the LOC116248966 gene encoding protein DETOXIFICATION 40-like isoform X1, encoding MSSGIGQIDMEEPLLVEQTTNGKPPVPAAPSWSAQLESILNDDGVPWLHRMRAATWVELRLLCNLAAPAVLVYMLNYVMSMATQIFSGHLGNLELAAASLGNTGIQVFAYGLMLGMGSAVETLCGQAFGAKKYEMLGIYVQRSAILLTLTGIPLTVIYVFSKQILLFLGESTAIAAAASVFVMGLIPQIFAYAINFPIQKFMQAQSLVAPSAIISASTLLVHLLLSWLAVYKMGLGLLGASLVLSLSWWIIVIAQFVYIVTSPNCKRTWTGFSIKAFSGLCGFLKLSTASAVMLCLETWYFQILVLLAGLLKNAEIELDSLSICMTISGWVFMISVGFNAAASVRVGNELGAGNPKAASFSVVIVVLVSLVVSAISAAIVLALRHVISYAFTEGETVAAAVSDLCPLLALTLLLNGIQPVLSGVAVGCGWQAFVAYVNVGCYYVVGIPLGALLGFKFDLGAKGIWSGMLGGTVMQTLILMWVTYRTDWNKEVEKAQNRLSHWQDHKPESLSEK
- the LOC116248966 gene encoding protein DETOXIFICATION 40-like isoform X5; this translates as MSSGIGQIDMEEPLLVEQTTNGKPPVPAAPSWSAQLESILNDDGVPWLHRMRAATWVELRLLCNLAAPAVLVYMLNYVMSMATQIFSGHLGNLELAAASLGNTGIQVFAYGLMLGMGSAVETLCGQAFGAKKYEMLGIYVQRSAILLTLTGIPLTVIYVFSKQILLFLGESTAIAAAASVFVMGLIPQIFAYAINFPIQKFMQAQSLVAPSAIISASTLLVHLLLSWLAVYKMGLGLLGASLVLSLSWWIIVIAQFVYIVTSPNCKRTWTGFSIKAFSGLCGFLKLSTASAVMLCLETWYFQILVLLAGLLKNAEIELDSLSICMTISGWVFMISVGFNAAASVRVGNELGAGNPKAASFSVVIVVLVSLVVSAISAAIVLALRHVISYAFTEGETVAAAVSDLCPLLALTLLLNGIQPVLSGRESTKSSESLARSQARVPFREMMKERDRRLVQCTVLRTTV
- the LOC116248966 gene encoding protein DETOXIFICATION 40-like isoform X3; its protein translation is MSSGIGQIDMEEPLLVEQTTNGKPPVPAAPSWSAQLESILNDDGVPWLHRMRAATWVELRLLCNLAAPAVLVYMLNYVMSMATQIFSGHLGNLELAAASLGNTGIQVFAYGLMLGMGSAVETLCGQAFGAKKYEMLGIYVQRSAILLTLTGIPLTVIYVFSKQILLFLGESTAIAAAASVFVMGLIPQIFAYAINFPIQKFMQAQSLVAPSAIISASTLLVHLLLSWLAVYKMGLGLLGASLVLSLSWWIIVIAQFVYIVTSPNCKRTWTGFSIKAFSGLCGFLKLSTASAVMLCLETWYFQILVLLAGLLKNAEIELDSLSICMTISGWVFMISVGFNAAASVRVGNELGAGNPKAASFSVVIVVLVSLVVSAISAAIVLALRHVISYAFTEGETVAAAVSDLCPLLALTLLLNGIQPVLSGNMVWYAGRHCNADPHSNVGDLSNRLEQGGRESTKSSESLARSQARVPFREMMKERDRRLVQCTVLRTTV
- the LOC116248966 gene encoding protein DETOXIFICATION 40-like isoform X2: MSSGIGQIDMEEPLLVEQTTNGKPPVPAAPSWSAQLESILNDDGVPWLHRMRAATWVELRLLCNLAAPAVLVYMLNYVMSMATQIFSGHLGNLELAAASLGNTGIQVFAYGLMLGMGSAVETLCGQAFGAKKYEMLGIYVQRSAILLTLTGIPLTVIYVFSKQILLFLGESTAIAAAASVFVMGLIPQIFAYAINFPIQKFMQAQSLVAPSAIISASTLLVHLLLSWLAVYKMGLGLLGASLVLSLSWWIIVIAQFVYIVTSPNCKRTWTGFSIKAFSGLCGFLKLSTASAVMLCLETWYFQILVLLAGLLKNAEIELDSLSICMTISGWVFMISVGFNAAASVRVGNELGAGNPKAASFSVVIVVLVSLVVSAISAAIVLALRHVISYAFTEGETVAAAVSDLCPLLALTLLLNGIQPVLSGCGWQAFVAYVNVGCYYVVGIPLGALLGFKFDLGAKGIWSGMLGGTVMQTLILMWVTYRTDWNKEVEKAQNRLSHWQDHKPESLSEK